From the Brassica napus cultivar Da-Ae chromosome A8, Da-Ae, whole genome shotgun sequence genome, one window contains:
- the LOC106359824 gene encoding probable indole-3-pyruvate monooxygenase YUCCA8 produces the protein MDSMFRLMDQEQEVTTTTNRCIWVNGPVIVGAGPSGLATAACLREQNVPFVVLERADCIASLWQNRTYDRLKLHLPKKFCQLPKMPFPESFPEYPTKRQFIDYLESYASRFEINPKFNECVQTARFDETSGLWRVKTVSNAESTRTEVEYICRWLVVATGENAERVVPEIDGLNEFTGEVIHACDYKSGEKFAGKKVLVVGCGNSGMEVSLDLANHFAKPSMVVRSSVHVMPREVMGKSTFELAMKMLAWLPLWLVDKILLVLCWLVLGNIEKYGLKRPEMGPMELKSVKGKTPVLDIGALEKIRSGKIDVVPGVKRFDGNRVELVNGEQLEIDSVVLATGYRSNVPYWLQESEFFAKNGFPKAANSGWKGRTGLYAVGFTRRGLSGVSMDAVKIAQDIGSVWKLETKQPTKRSTASHRRCISQQF, from the exons ATGGACAGTATGTTTCGTTTGATGGATCAAGAACAAGAAGTAACAACAACAACTAACCGGTGCATTTGGGTCAACGGACCGGTTATCGTCGGAGCAGGACCGTCCGGTTTAGCCACAGCCGCTTGTCTCCGGGAACAAAACGTTCCTTTCGTGGTCCTCGAGAGAGCGGATTGCATTGCTTCACTATGGCAAAACAGAACATACGACCGTCTCAAGCTCCACCTCCCCAAGAAGTTCTGCCAATTACCGAAAATGCCCTTCCCGGAGAGCTTCCCTGAGTACCCGACGAAGCGGCAGTTCATCGACTACCTCGAGTCCTACGCCTCCCGGTTCGAGATAAACCCGAAGTTCAACGAGTGTGTGCAAACCGCCCGGTTCGATGAGACGAGCGGGTTGTGGCGAGTCAAGACCGTGTCGAACGCTGAGTCAACTCGGACGGAGGTTGAGTATATTTGCCGGTGGCTTGTGGTGGCCACGGGAGAGAATGCGGAGAGAGTGGTCCCGGAGATTGACGGGCTTAATGAGTTCACCGGAGAGGTAATCCACGCATGTGATTACAAGTCCGGCGAGAAGTTCGCCGGAAAGAAAGTACTAGTCGTCGGTTGTGGAAACTCCGGCATGGAAGTGTCTCTCGACCTCGCTAATCACTTCGCTAAGCCTTCCATGGTCGTGAGAAGCTCG GTTCATGTGATGCCGAGAGAAGTAATGGGGAAGTCAACGTTTGAGCTTGCCATGAAGATGCTAGCATGGCTTCCTTTATGGCTCGTGGACAAGATATTGTTGGTTTTGTGCTGGCTCGTGCTTGGGAACATCGAGAAGTACGGTTTGAAACGACCCGAGATGGGTCCGATGGAGCTAAAGAGCGTGAAAGGGAAGACGCCGGTGCTTGACATCGGAGCTTTGGAGAAGATCCGGTCGGGAAAGATCGATGTGGTTCCAGGAGTCAAAAGGTTTGATGGGAACAGAGTCGAGTTAGTTAATGGGGAACAACTCGAGATTGACTCAGTTGTACTCGCTACTGGTTACCGTAGCAACGTCCCATATTGGCTACAG GAGAGTGAGTTCTTTGCAAAGAATGGTTTCCCGAAAGCAGCGAACAGCGGTTGGAAAGGAAGGACCGGTTTGTATGCGGTCGGGTTTACGAGAAGAGGGCTCTCAGGTGTGTCGATGGACGCGGTTAAGATCGCACAAGACATAGGCTCTGTTTGGAAACTTGAAACAAAACAACCCACGAAACGGTCGACGGCTTCTCATAGAAGATGTATCTCCCAACAATTCTAA